One genomic window of Pocillopora verrucosa isolate sample1 chromosome 8, ASM3666991v2, whole genome shotgun sequence includes the following:
- the LOC131776855 gene encoding uncharacterized protein produces MVTVNWEGKKIQAEIIAMGDNEEILNQKDIEWSSKFISGTEPDPISNQSKLPVEKQEESQQPRKTQVNSSIHKERSVTCGDPYSAFLAEQKKREVEWATNRANKKAKCTATTEKDLEAVNQQLAAKEAECKTLKGQLDNIQLANVSVVEAVHNKVQESVCKMMETLQDTLSAMEDNMSLRLNKIEQRLDSLEKVFSDPGVNCGPVPQTGNLQTIDHEALAFLSDDPMEGFEPVPSTPPAPTTPQTPALQPSTLEDDIVGEDVIRSLVTPSKSKGVREVLEKEKERHRCALKLLPFFYTSEELSNSNTDGTHNKQQLDVTKLQALKVLVFSRFPIESATEKEKVWKSIKSKINSKCRLSKHVHKLARSL; encoded by the exons ATGGTGACAGTCAACTGGGAGGGCAAGAAGATACAAGCAGAGATTATAGCTATGGGTG ATAACGAAGAGATTCTCAATCAAAAAGACATTGAGTGGTCATCCAAGTTCATTTCTGGAACTGAACCCGATCCAATTTCCAATCAGTCCAAACTACCAGTCgaaaaacaggaagaaagcCAGCAGCCACGGAAAACTCAAGTGAATTCAAGTATTCATAAG GAAAGATCAGTGACTTGTGGGGATCCATATAGTGCGTTTCTGGCTGAgcagaaaaagagagaggttGAATGGGCTACTAATCGAGCCAACAAGAAAGCGAAATGCACGGCGACCACAGAAAAAGATTTGGAGGCCGTAAACCAGCAGTTAGCCGCCAAGGAGGCTGAATGTAAAACCCTGAAGGGACAACTCGACAACATTCAGCTTGCCAATGTCTCTGTTGTGGAAGCTGTGCACAACAAAGTACAGGAAAGCGTCTGCAAG ATGATGGAGACATTACAGGACACACTGTCTGCAATGGAGGATAACATGTCCCTTCGACTAAACAAGATTGAGCAACGTCTGGATTCGTTAGAGAAAGTG TTCAGTGATCCAGGAGTAAATTGTGGCCCAGTTCCTCAGACCGGTAACTTGCAAACCATCGACCACGAGGCTTTGGCATTCCTCAGCGATGATCCGATGGAAGGGTTCGAACCAGTGCCTTCAACTCCACCAGCACCAACTACTCCGCAAACACCTGCACTCCAGCCATCAACCCTCGAGGACGACATAGTTGGTGAAGATGTCATACGATCGTTGGTGACGCCCAGCAAATCGAAAGGGGTGCGAGAAgtcttggaaaaggaaaaagagaggCACCGGTGCGCTCTGAAACTTTTGCCTTTCTTCTATACCTCGGAAGAGCTGAGTAACAGCAACACTGACGGCACCCACAATAAACAGCAACTAGACGTTACGAAACTTCAGGCGTTGAAGGTGCTAGTATTTAGCCGTTTTCCAATTGAATCTGCCACggagaaagaaaaagtatgGAAATCcatcaaaagtaaaattaactCGAAGTGTCGCCTTAGCAAACATGTACATAAGCTCGCTCGTTCCTTGTAA